One stretch of Rhizoctonia solani chromosome 8, complete sequence DNA includes these proteins:
- a CDS encoding feruloyl esterase B — translation MPKQLTRPLQLALKYWEKSINDLNLPLYLSQVLPMKGFKKALGLGIIVAATNGTEATIDCSSLLANSKSLIPGLQPYSAQYYSAGTTFSTPDASPRYNTPVPNLSAFCRFGAEFNTSTDSKFRFEVWMPNADQWNGRFAFVGNGGYAGGVNYPDMGIPLSKYGFAVASTDTGHNGTSEDGSFTIGNPETQYCKQIDFGYRAVHMSTEFSKKIVEQYYGKPASYNYWIGCSSGGKQGMKSIQKYPEDYDGVVAGAPAQWWTHLSGFLVHVNLLNSQNTTPGAIIPTSFFPALFEEVTSQCDEIDGVKDGIITNPRRCKPDLSNLACGASNPSAFVDANTCLSGQQMITLDAIRSNWTSSEGAFLFTTVEPGSEFGWNSSVSGVPYQVGSDYFLYQVLNKTSKSTLSINETELQALLTMADETNPGDIDAMNPDLTQFFSRGGKLMQFHGFGDPLIPAGSSLVYYEKVRSFFNHTDLSDSYNLFMVPGMAHCRDGPGANAFGASSQRDASLGGAGQSLKFDPEHDMILATIDWVENGRKPRSIVTTRWKESNMTNGPDYTRLLCPYPQEGIFKGGDDKNATSYVCGIPT, via the exons ATGCCTAAGCAACTCACAAGACCTTTACAGCTGGCCTTAAAATACTGGGAGAAGTCCATCAACGACTTGAACTTACCTCTCTACCTAAGTCAGGTTCTTCCTATGAAGGGGTTTAAGAAAGCTCTCGGCCTCGGCATAATCGTAGCTGCAACGAATGGCACGGAAGCTACTATTGACTGCTCATCCCTTCTCGCCAACAGCAAGTCCTTGATTCCTGGTCTTCAGCCTTACTCGGCACAATA CTATTCAGCGGGAACCACCTTTTCGACTCCTGATGCTAGTCCCCGATACAACACTCCTGTTCCAAATCTATCAGCATTCTGTCGATTCGGAGCGGAGTTCAATACCTCAACGGATTCCAAGTTTCGATTTGAGGTTTGGATGCCCAATGCTGATCAATGGAATG GAAGGTTTGCTTTT GTCGGAAACGGTGGA TATGCCGGGGGCGTCAACTACCCA GATATGGGAATTCCCTTGAGTAAATACGGGTTTGCAGTAGCAAGCACCGATACCG GTCACAATGG AACATCCGAGGATGGCTCATTCACTATAGGGAATCCCGAAACCCAG TACTGCAAGCAGATTGACTTCGGGTACCGCGCTGTGCACATGAGCACGGAGTTCTCCAAGAAAATAGTCGAGCAGTACTATGGTAAACCTGCATCATACAATTACTGGATTGGTTGTTCCAGTGGCGGGAAGCAAG GTATGAAATCGATTCAAAAATATCCGGAAGACTACGACGGGGTTGTTGCTGGAGCAC CTGCTCAGTGGTGGACACACCT GAGCGGGTTCCTCGTCCATGTTAACCTCTTGAATTCCCAGAATACCACACCTGGCGCAATCATCCCAACCTCATTCTTCCCAGCCCTTTTCGAGGAAGTCACTTCTCAGTGTGACGAAATTGACGGAGTAAAGGACGGGATCATCACAAAT CCCCGAAGATGCAAGCCAGATCTAAGCAACTTGGCCTGCGGTGCGAGCAACCCTTCAGCTTTCGTCGACGCAAATACATGCTTGTCAGGACAACAAATGATAACTCTTGACGCTATTCGGTCGAATTGGACGTCAAGCGAAGGAGCGTTTTTGTTCACAACAGTCGAACCGGGAAGTGAGTTTGGGTGGAACAGTTCGGTCTCTGGGGTACCATACCAAGTAGGAT CGGATTACTTTCTGTATCAGGTTCTTAACAAAACCAGCAAAAG CACTCTTTCGATAAATGAAACCGAACTCCAGGCCCTCTTGACCATGGCCGATGAGACGAACCCGGGTGATATTGATGCGATGAACCCAGATCTAACACAGTTCTTCAGTCGTGGAGGAAAACTCATGCAATTTCATGGGTTTGGAGACCCGCTGATCCC GGCAGGAAGCTCGTTGGTGTACTACGAGAAAGTCAGATCGTTCTTCAATCACACAGATCTGAGCGATAGTTACAATCTGTTCATGGTTCCCGGGATGGCCCATTGCAGGGACGGACCTGGGGCAAATGCGTTCGGGGCGTCGAGTCAGCGGGATGCGTCTCTCGGAGGAGCGGGCCAATCACTCAAGTTCGATCCCgagcatgacatgattttggCGACGATCGACTGGGTCGAAAACGGCCGAAAGCCGAGGTCTATTGTTACGACTCGTTGGAAAGAGTCGAATATGACAAATGGGCCTGACTACACTCGTCTGTTGTGTCCCTACCCTCAG GAAGGAATCTTCAAAGGGGGAGACGATAAAAATGCAACCAGCTACGTTTGCGGTATACCAACCTAA
- a CDS encoding major facilitator superfamily transporter: MADAFGKSIELINLTVTMYMVFQGISPMLWGGLADRFGRRPLYLTCLSLLLLSCVGLALVPTDAYWLLMVLRCFQAAGSASMIALGAGVISDIATPAERGGFLGLFTLGPMIGPCIGPIIGGLLSGGLGWRSMFWFLAIATGLMLLFMALTFPETLRAIVGDGSRPPQKWNQTPVLILGRKVSKIAEGTYVTSTVPRKSANPLHIFRVFTQPDILLVLICTGIIYSLFYSVTTTTSPLFLSVYPYLTQSTVGLCFIAYGVGGAVGSVVMGRLLDYDWKKMEERVTSGAASASNQSKHTENKAEKGVHTCTTKPDKQDLPIEHTRLKRVPILFITVTGASMGYGWSIQQKAHLAVPLVLQFVVGFSSMSIMTINQTILVDMYPAQGSSITASAGPMYFFAGYAY, encoded by the exons ATGGCCGACGCTTTTGGGAAAAGCATTGAGTTGATCAACCTGACGGTGACTATGTACATGGTATTTCAGGGAATAA GCCCTATGCTATGGGGAGGCCTGGCGGACCGCTTTGGACGGCGGCCTCTATATCTGACATGTTTATCCCTGCTCCTGTTGTCTTGTGTTGGATTGGCACTGGTCCCGACTGATGCCTACTGGCTCTTAATGGTATTGCGCTGCTTTCAGGCAGCGGGCTCGGCGAGCATGATTGCACTCG GTGCTGGAGTAATATCCGACATTGCAACACCTGCAGAACGGGGGGGATTCTTGGGCCTTTTCACGCTTGGACCGATG ATTGGTCCATGTATTGGGCCGATTATAGGAGGCTTGCTATCCGGAGGACTCGGGTGGAG ATCAATGTTTTGGTTCCTGGCCATTGCCACGGGCCTCATGTTGTTATTCATGGCACT TACGTTCCCTGAAACTCTACGTGCAATCGTTGGCGATGGGTCAAGACCGCCTCAAAAATGGAACCAAACGCCTGTACTAATCCTCGGAAGAAAGGTGTCAAAGATAGCGGAGGGTACCTACGTGACTTCAACAGTGCCCCGCAAAAGCGCCAATCCACTTCATATATTTCGAGTGTTCACCCAACCCGATATCCTTCTGGTCCTTATATGCACTGGCATCATTTACTCGTTATTCTATTCAGTTACTACTACAACTTCACCTTTGTTTCTGTCAGTATACCCATACTTGACTCAAAGCACAGTTGGTTTGTGTTTCATTGCCTATGGCGTTGGCGGTGCGGTTGGTTCGGTCGTGATGGGAAGGTTGCTGGATTATGATTGGAAAAAAATGGAGGAGAGGGTGACTTCTGGTGCTGCTTCCGCATCCAATCAGTCCAAACATACAGAAAACAAAGCCGAGAAGGGAGTGCATACATGCACGACAAAGCCGGACAAACAAGACCTTCCAATTGAGCACACGAGACTTAAGCGAGTCCCTATCCTCTTTATTACAGTAACGGGTGCGAGCATGGGGTACGGGTGGAGTATTCAGCAAAAAGCGCATCTTGCTGTCCCGCTTGTACTTCAGTTTGTTG TTGGCTTTTCAAGCATGTCAATCATGACTATCAACCAAACCATTCTTGTGGACATGTATCCTGCTCAAGGCTCTTCCATAACAGCATCA GCTGGACCTATGTACTTTTTTGCGGGATATGCCTACTAA
- a CDS encoding farnesyl-diphosphate synthase: protein MASHQKCYPLKYMMPELEFPMEDLKPIQDAIAQGDNLANTPAILEARVSRRALLVVIQHDMDARNLLSAHGASLYLPTTPSDAVRVYRMLLDRGYEKHNIRVQVERVHKNPETSPTKPNILESLEWLVSGAQPGDHRFFHFSGHGHAYEVEQGQGKATRVITASPGIVGSTGTPIGEQISTDHRMEISYAGRGDRGVVQIRRPRLRAAQELYAVLAKLLKGCTLTMSLDCFHGGLMRNVDQKPSRRCRCHAGNPSYDISDAQVTPSNFAAPISSESSLRNLFVPPAFFLHSGYDYDPKIKMERIDEPELFKDVKAKIFMWSGYNTLKDRVGGFASAFTSAVQEVEGTVSNAALYENVNGIRRQRVVAKGGSDVQLWVSDDGSEAAPCILDDLFVIRHSAIAAREVWPNRPSQEAAFTHAQRLDSLALAHSLPEAKSPVAVDPFKLLAKDLEHLRADLLSLVPASHPELTAIARYYFESAGKHLRPVLILLFAKAVNGLGSGWDDKCRALVNSDPEALNRPLSPPDVLTDYNPVLPQHTGFSPSNAFSAYAWQHSPRAAFSTAHSPLPSTTPVLPTQRRLAQITEMIHVASLLHDDVIDKADTRRSRPSAPAKFGNKLSILGGDFLLARASAALARLGDLEVVELVSSMINNLVEGEVVQLEEVFGGSSSGLTAIGPDAARWNLYLKKSYLKTASLMAKSARASVVLGGALSRDSEATSRLSDERLKDIAYLYGRNIGIAFQLVDDMLDFSTSAELGKPSGGADMQLGLTTAPALFAWEEEPKMGELISRRFSGSGDVEMARAIVTSTSALQRTRDLAASYANAARDAIRQLPESEARLGLETLCNRVNLSMHIGTVVAISTAAFAQSVYAHGYVPWLRIDGIKIVPGWNVPTDPYTNPPPARVVRRTPNDSGFVSNPTSGDITCSIGNYLPSSPITVSVPAGGKVEFLWNSWPLGHYGPVINYMAKCPGSCSTWKGDTGKPWFKAADKLAKNNATWAVTIPKNLAAGEYLLRHEIIALHGGSSIGGAQFYPVCAQITVTGGGSANPSGLAFPGAYNATDPGILFNPYLGEASNVAYISPGGPVTSV from the exons ATGGCGAGTCACCAGAAGTGCTATCCGTTGAAATATATGATGCCCGAACTTGAGTTCCCTATGGAGGATCTAAAGCCAATTCAAGACGCCATTGCCCAAGGCGACAATCTAGCCAATACTCCAGCTATTCTTGAAgccagggtctcacgccgtGCGCTCCTG GTGGTTATTCAGCACGATATGGATGCACGAAACCTACTCAGCGCACACGGTGCGTCGCTGTACTTGCCGACCACTCCAAGTGATGCGGTACGGGTGTACCGTATGCTCC TGGATCGTGGTTATGAGAAGCACAACATCCGCGTCCAAGTCGAGAGAGTTCACAAAAATCCTGAGACCAGTCCTACAAAACCAAATATA TTGGAGAGTTTGGAATGGCTAGTCAGTGGCGCTCAGCCAGGTGACCACCGGTTTTTTCACT TCAGTGGACACGGTCATGCGTATGAGGTCGAACAAGGACAGGGCAAAGCCACAAGAGTGATAACAGCGTCACCTGGTATAGTGGGAAGTACCGGAACCCCTATTGGAGAACAAATTTC CACTGATCACCGAATGGAGATATCCTATGCTGGGAGAGGAGATCGAGGAGTTGTTCAGATCCGACGACCACG CTTACGCGCAGCTCAGGAGTTGTACGCTGTGCTGGCTAAGCTCCTGAAAGGGTGTACGCTGACG ATGTCACTGGAT TGCTTCCATGGGGGACTCATGCGTA ATGTAGACCAGAAACCCAGTCGGAGGTGTCGTTGTCACGCTGGGAATCCTAGCTATGATATAAGCGATGCTCAAGTTACCCCGAGCAATTTTGCTGCACCCATATCCTCCGAGTCTTCCCTGCGCAACCTGTTTGTACCGCCAGCTTTCTTCTTGCACTCTGGTTATGACTATGATCCGAAGATCAAAATGGAGAGGATAGACGAACCTGAGCTTTTCAAGGACGTCAAGGCAAAGATA TTTATGTGGAGTGGATATAACACCTTGAAGGACCGAGTCGGTGGTTTCGCGTCG GCTTTCACCAGCGCGGTACAGGAGGTAGAAGGCACTGTGTCTAATGCAGCGTTATATGAGAACGTCAA CGGAATTCGTAGGCAACGGGTGGTGGCCAAAGGTGGGAGTGATGTCCAATTGTGGGTTTCTGACGATGGGAGTGAAGCAGCT CCCTGTATATTGGACGATCTATTTGTAAT AAGACACTCTGCCATTGCTGCAAGGGAAGTCTGGCCGAATCGACCTTCTCAGGAGGCGGCATTCACCCATGCACAGCGATTAGACAGTCTCGCTTTGGCACACTCACTCCCGGAAGCCAAGTCTCCAGTTGCGGTTGATCCGTTCAAACTTCTTGCAAAAGATCTAGAACATCTTCGCGCTGACTTACTGAGTTTGGTCCCAGCCTCTCACCCGGAACTAACGGCTATCGCCCGCTATTATTTCGAATCTGCAGGAAAGCACCTTCGTCCAGTGCTCATTCTCCTGTTTGCGAAAGCAGTAAATGGCCTTGGATCGGGTTGGGACGATAAATGCCGGGCTTTGGTTAACAGTGATCCTGAGGCACTCAATCGGCCGCTCTCACCTCCAGATGTCCTAACTGATTATAACCCTGTATTGCCACAACACACAGGATTTTCTCCCTCCAATGCCTTCTCAGCGTATGCGTGGCAGCATTCACCTCGTGCAGCTTTCTCTACAGCGCATTCTCCCCTTCCTTCTACAACACCTGTTCTCCCCACGCAACGACGTTTGGCTCAAATAACCGAGATGATCCATGTTGCATCATTACTCCACGACGATGTGATCGACAAAGCCGACACACGCCGCTCTAGACCATCAGCTCCCGCGAAATTCGGGAATAAGCTATCGATCCTCGGAGGGGACTTCCTACTTGCCCGGGCATCAGCTGCTCTGGCCAGACTGGGAGACCTCGAAGTTGTTGAGCTTGTGTCTAGTATGATCAACAACCTGGTAGAAGGAGAAGTAGTGCAACTCGAAGAAGTGTTCGGAGGTTCAAGTTCGGGATTGACCGCGATTGGACCGGACGCTGCTCGGTGGAACCTGTATCTCAAGAAGAGTTACCTGAAGACCGCAAGCCTGATGGCCAAAAGTGCCAGGGCGTCAGTCGTGCTTGGCGGAGCGTTATCAAGGGATTCAGAGGCGACCTCGCGACTGTCCGATGAGCGCCTAAAGGATATTGCGTATCTCTATGGGAGAAATATTGGGATAGCCTTCCAA CTTGTGGACGACATGCTAGATTTTAGTACAAGTGCCGAGTTAGGGAAGCCTTCAGGTGGCGCAGATATGCAACTTGGCTTGACAACAGCACCTGCACTATTTGCTTGGGAAGAAGAGCCTAAAATGGGGGAATTGATATCCCGGAGGTTCAGTGGAAGCGGTGACGTTGAGATG GCTCGGGCAATTGTTACGTCCACTTCTGCGCTTCAAAGAACACGGGATCTAGCGGCCTCGTATGCAAACGCAGCTCGTGACGCGATTCGTCAGTTACCGGAGTCCGAAGCTAGACTAGGCTTGGAAACTCTCTGCAACCGCGTT AATCTTTCCATGCATATCGGAACAGTTGTTGCCATCTCTACCGCAGCGTTTGCGCAGAGTGTTTATGCTCACGGTTACGTCCCTTGGTTGCGCATCGATGGCATCAAGATAGTACCAG GTTGGAATGTGCCTACGGATCCATACACCAA CCCTCCT CCCGCCCGTGTAGTTCGTCGCACACCCAATGATTCGGGGTTCGTCAGTAACCCGACTTCCG GCGATATCACTTGCTCGATAGGGAATTATCTCCCATCGTCTCCAATCACGGTTTCAGTTCCTGCAGGAGGAAAAGT CGAATTTTTGTGGAATTCTTGGCCACTGGGTCACTACGGTCCTGTCATCAACTACATGGCAAAATG TCCTGGTTCTTGCTCCACATGGAAG GGAGATACTGGAAAGCCTTGGTTTAAG GCCGCTGACAAGTTAGCCAAGAACAACGCGACATGGGCAGTCACCATTCCCAAAAATCTTGCTGCAGGCGAATATTTATTGCGCCACGAG ATCATTGCCTTGCATGGCGGTTCCAGTATCGGCGGTGCTCAAT TCTACCCTGTATGTGCGCAAATTACTGTTACTGGTGGCGGGTCTGCCAACCCCTCCGGGCTAGCGTTTCCT GGAGCATACAATGCCACCGACCCAGGTATCCTCTTCAA CCCCTACCTTGGGGAGGCAAGCAATGTTGCATATATTTCCCCCGGTGGCCCAGTCACGTCTGTTTAG
- a CDS encoding Zinc finger, ZZ type protein — MERGGGSSRPNSFYSQASTSSCCSLADSRAEMRGLMDSFIADVQRIRETFDPSAVPDGRAASPVRNDDVETAPPVPGAYQVRPSSPSIESYEHKGIWCDSCNQKVFGIRHKCLDCYNYDLCNSCMTTKDIQSTHADMPHTFEAVHPPKPKPAPKSVPRARSKSPSPLPKCLCSVLPRPLGCEVCKPRKSTAPKAPLSYRCDSCQKIIDGNRHKCMNCSDFDLCEGCYTSGFPVFDHSPVHRFMHIEHPVRVITAPAMMVSDTIHPLTGGCTHEGPRYKCENCDDVDLCTACLGPVERATIQHAAWHTEKRSDKPVRLVPYNKDAKPQTPKSTTLPLAVHHAECDACDETIVGIRHKCTICHDFDLCDVCFKANVEPMNHKSDHDMLHLERPQRIITHVVGSGRGPATVPVATSSTSTATPNALHNAWCDACSERIRGIRHKCLDCDDFDFCNACVGTDHFNGDHTFYALTEPGQVVVRNIPEEPTRPRGRPQVSVQTIPPPILAPPAPPILPPSHRAPRPARPGPPAHSAACDMCSSRIRGVRYKCTACPDYDVCESCFRVSEEVHPGHSFAKVYQQGDIVVRKSSQTGFRHHARCDVCQKQITGTRYKCIHPSCPDFDICERCEAMPFAVHPETHAFVKLKSHIASYDGLKNVFAFAAGRQTSQPQTPSLQVPTPKVRIPTPGSQIPPSHNAGLSAYTEPMAGAEVFHTAATPSPIVPLSTLGCTIVPHTTIVPSLPQSPEPLCASPQAVSIPAIPSPIPSPPPIPGSSLTPERKLTASWAAASSGAKLDEHMIHHSDMYKPSYEAPPINPIHELQAQTRGRRTEALSVAPPRLSVTIQEERDPEAPQMTLVNARPVSLPDVPVHEPIVIQSPSRATTPEVSAHPLLQPVALVAQPESSVVSLEASPDIRPEDSVSVVSDLVSVVELVPEVVTCASVASESDTSSEVDTASEPEIVAKPETVVETEVEAEPVTPVADPEIPGLLPVYPHPLRAGLPNMIPLVSSPSSTMSSASIVSYTSPFEAAFIEDRTIVDGQIVSGGAEFSKIWRMRNTGTVAWPKDTTISFVGGHNMSTQVHWLVGGDLSPGQDIDVEVDMKAPEEPGRYNGTWSLKTPEGETFGSKVWCDIVVAEIERAGSSGNSEVSASSIIVPTRAPGMSVATMSTTPASPAVESVSSTIRSSSVTDMADDDDVSIGTDDSDDLIWDEVRRRGQGTSPH; from the exons ATGGAACGTGGCGGCGGTTCTTCGCGACCCAACTCGTTCTACAGCCAGGCGTCTACCTCGTCCTGCTGCTCGCTTGCGGATAGTCGGGCCGAAATGCGTGGATTAATGGACTCGTTTATTGCTGATGTGCAGCGAATCCGTGAAACCTTTGATCCGTCTGCGGTTCCAGATGGCCGCGCTGCGTCCCCAGTCCGCAATGATGATGTAGAAACGGCCCCACCTGTTCCCGGCGCTTACCAAGTCCGCCCATCATCCCCTTCCATCGAATCATATGAACATAAAGGTATCTGGTGTGATTCCTGTAACCAGAAGGTCTTTGGGATtcgccacaagtgcctggaCTGTTACAATTACGATTTG TGCAACTCGTGCATGACTACTAAAGATATTCAGTCTACCCACGCCGACATGCCGCACACTTTCGAAGCTGTCCAcccacccaaacccaagcctGCTCCTAAATCTGTTCCGCGAGCGCGTTCCAAGTCGCCGAGCCCTTTGCCGAAATGCCTTTGCTCTGTCTTACCTCGTCCGCTCGGGTGTGAAGTATGCAAACCTAGGAAGTCTACAGCACCCAAGGCACCACTGTCCTATAGATGTGACTCGTGCCAGAAAATCATCGACGGTAATCGGCACAAATGTATGAATTGCTCCGATTTTGACTTGTGCGAGGGCTGCTATACTTCTGGCTTCCCCGTATTCGACCACTCGCCCGTACATCGCTTCATGCATATTGAGCACCCTGTTCGCGTCATCACTGCTCCGGCTATGATGGTTTCCGACACCATTCATCCTCTTACTGGCGGCTGTACTCACGAGGGGCCTCGCTACAAGTGCGAGAACTGTGACGATGTGGACCTTTGCACCGCTTGCCTCGGTCCTGTCGAGCGCGCCACTATTCAGCACGCGGCTTGGCATACTGAGAAACGATCAGACAAGCCTGTTCGGCTTGTCCCATACAACAAGGATGCAAAACCCCAGACACCCAAGTCGACTACGTTGCCCCTTGCCGTCCACCACGCCGAATGTGATGCGTGCGATGAAACCATCGTCGGCATTCGCCACAAGTGCACCATTTGCCACGACTTTGACCTCTGTGATGTATGCTTCAAGGCTAACGTCGAGCCAATGAATCACAAGTCCGACCATGATATGCTTCATCTCGAACGTCCTCAACGGATCATCACACATGTCGTTGGATCTGGACGTGGCCCCGCCACGGTTCCTGTGGCTACTAGCTCCACTAGCACCGCCACCCCGAACGCCCTCCACAATGCCTGGTGTGATGCTTGCTCCGAGCGTATCCGTGGTATTCGTCACAAGTGTCTCGATTGCGATGATTTCGATTTCTGTAATGCCTGCGTCGGAACGGACCACTTTAACGGGGACCACACATTCTACGCGCTCACGGAGCCCGGCCAAGTCGTCGTTCGTAACATTCCTGAAGAACCCACTCGCCCCCGCGGACGTCCCCAGGTCAGCGTACAGACAATTCCGCCGCCTATTCTGGCACCTCCAGCACCCCCTATCTTACCACCCTCTCATCGAGCTCCACGTCCCGCGCGCCCGGGTCCGCCTGCGCATTCGGCAGCCTGCGATATGTGTTCGTCACGTATCCGTGGTGTGAGGTACAAGTGCACTGCCTGCCCGGATTATGACGTATGCGAGAGTTGCTTCCGCGTCTCTGAAGAGGTTCATCCCGGACACTCGTTCGCCAAGGTTTACCAACAGGGagacattgtt GTCCGCAAGTCTTCTCAGACCGGTTTCCGCCATCACGCGCGCTGTGATGTGTGCCAAAAGCAGATTACCGGTACTCGCTACAAG TGCATTCATCCTTCATGCCCCGACTTTGATATCTGCGAGCGTTGCGAGGCCATGCCGTTTGCTGTTCACCCCGAGACCCATGCCTTCGTCAAGCTCAAATCACATATTGCGAGCTATGATGGCCTCAAGAACGTGTTCGCTTTCGCCGCCGGTCGCCAGACTTCACAGCCTCAGACCCCCTCCTTGCAGGTACCCACCCCCAAGGTCCGCATCCCGACCCCTGGCTCGCAGATCCCACCGTCGCACAATGCTGGATTGTCTGCTTACACCGAACCCATGGCTGGCGCCGAGGTCTTCCACACCGCAGCCACTCCTTCTCCCATTGTTCCCCTCTCCACGCTCGGATGTACTATCGTCCCGCACACCACTATCGTCCCAAGTCTACCTCAATCTCCAGAGCCTCTGTGCGCGTCACCACAGGCTGTGTCTATTCCGGCCATTCCATCACCCATCCCCTCGCCGCCACCTATCCCTGGCTCATCGCTCACTCCCGAGAGGAAACTCACCGCCTCATGGGCTGCTGCTTCATCGGGTGCCAAGCTGGACGAGCACATGATACACCACTCGGACATGTACAAACCTTCGTATGAGGCCCCACCGATCAACCCTATTCATGAGCTCCAGGCACAAACCCGTGGTCGCCGTACTGAGGCTCTCTCAGTCGCTCCCCCTCGTTTGTCTGTCACTATCCAGGAAGAGCGGGACCCCGAGGCTCCGCAAATGACATTGGTCAATGCCCGCCCAGTTTCGCTTCCTGATGTTCCTGTACACGAGCCGATTGTCATCCAGTCTCCATCTAGGGCCACCACTCCCGAAGTCTCTGCTCATCCCCTCCTCCAGCCTGTGGCCTTGGTCGCCCAGCCCGAGTCCTCTGTTGTGTCGCTCGAAGCTAGCCCTGATATCAGGCCCGAGGATTCTGTCAGCGTGGTCTCCGACCTGGTTTCTGTCGTTGAGTTGGTTCCCGAGGTTGTGACTTGCGCGTCTGTTGCTTCCGAGTCCGACACCTCTTCCGAGGTCGACACCGCTTCTGAGCCTGAGATTGTCGCTAAGCCCGAAACTGTCGTCGAGACCGAGGTCGAGGCCGAGCCTGTTACTCCTGTCGCCGATCCTGAGATCCCAGGGTTGTTACCGGTGTACCCTCATCCTCTCCGTGCCGGTCTTCCCAATATGATCCCGCTCGTTTCATCCCCAAGCTCCACGATGTCTTCCGCCTCGATCGTCTCATATACATCTCCCTTTGAGGCTGCATTCATCGAGGACAGGACCATTGTTGACGGACAAATCGTTTCTGGCGGCGCCGAGTTCTCCAAGATCTGGAGAATGCGCAACACGGGAACTGTGGCCTGGCCCAAGGACACCACCATCTCTTTTGTTGGAGGACACAACATGAGCACTCAAGTTCACTGGCTCGTCGGAGGCGACCTCTCTCCAGGACAGGACATTGACGTTGAAGTCGACATGAAGGCTCCTGAGGAACCCGGCCGCTACAATGGCACTTGGTCTCTCAAGACCCCCGAGGGCGAGACGTTTGGCTCCAAGGTATGGTGCGACATTGTCGTTGCCGAAATCGAGCGCGCTGGGTCGTCTGGAAATAGCGAGGTCTCTGCGTCGAGCATCATCGTCCCCACTCGTGCACCTGGTATGTCCGTCGCCACCATGTCAACAACTCCGGCATCCCCCGCGGTCGAATCCGTCTCATCCACGATTCGTTCTTCGAGCGTGACTGATATGGCCGATGACGACGATGTGAGCATCGGTACAGACGACTCGGATGATCTGATCTGGGATGAAGTACGTCGCCGTGGCCAGGGTACTTCCCCACACTGA
- a CDS encoding Mitochondrial ribosomal protein S25 codes for MRPALSLKARRIASQVHEATSRLIQSGSLREPPAWYSAVVDYPPLPLPPRAPPQRPDYDLPKAKHSHHHAHHTPQKHSRTPRPKADAIEYPEDRIRRQFYMDHPFEAYRPRSLIENAPGVETYQGVTGAAWTRLRQRGRNPSPEDVVKFALNLHDNLEVPLSEAYATAVAQYRSLRSERRVATAVAVLEAEAMGAQFGPTEIERGFELEAAALKSWEGAESGGATAAGVGKQWSAEAPGEFPGSWTRGQEYVARWKEGVIPYNRSLEDEPMSEDA; via the exons ATGCGACCAGCACTTAGTTTGAAGGCTCGGCGTATAGCCAGTCAGGTACACGAAGCAACATCACGACTCATTCAATCAGGATCCTTGAGGGAGCCGCCAGCATGGTACTCCGCCGTAGTAGACTATCCCCCTTTGCCTTTACCTCCCCGTGctcctcctcaacgtccCGACTACGACCTTCCTAAAGCAAAGCATTCGCACCATCATGCTCACCATACTCCTCAAAAACACTCAAGAACACCTCGTCCAAAGGCTGATGCGATCGAGTATCCAGAAGATCGCATCAGACGCCAGTTCTACATGGATCATCCATTTGAGGCATATAGACCTCGTTCTTTAATTGAAAACGCACCAGGGGTGGAGACGTATCAGGGTGTTACTGGGGCAGCCTGGACAAGGTTGCGCCAGCGAGGACGAAATCCTTCACCTGAGGA CGTTGTCAAATTTGCCCTCAACCTACATGATAACCTCGAAGTACCCCTGTCCGAAGCGTATGCAACCGCAGTTGCACAATACCGCTCGCTTCGCTCCGAGCGCCGCGTCGCCACTGCTGTGGCAGTTCTTGAAGCAGAGGCTATGGGTGCACAGTTTGGTCCCACAGAAATCGAGCGTGGATTTGAACTCGAAGCCGCAGCCCTCAAGAGCTGGGAAGGCGCAGAAAGTGGAGGGGCAACCGCTGCTGGAGTTGGCAAGCAGTGGTCTGCCGAAGCCCCTGGTGAGTTCCCAGGTAGCTGGACACGCGGCCAAGAGTACGTTGCTCGGTGGAAAGAGGGAGTCATTCCATACAATAGGAGCCTAGAGGATGAACCAATGAGTGAGGACGCATAG